The Muribaculum intestinale genome includes the window CATCATCGGATACGGAGGGACAGAGGCCTTCCAGTCGGCCTCCTTATCGCGTCCGACAAAAAGCAGGCATGCTCCTATGCCGATAAGCAGAAACAACAGGGAGGCCACACTCCATACGGTGAGTGCGTCAGCCGGCCCCTGGTCTATCGTAGGCTCGTAGGGGAAGTTGTTGGTATAGGAGTAATCCTCACCCGGACGATTGGCCACACACGCCCATGCCGACCACGCGAAGAAAGCACACAACTTATGCAATTCGGCGTCATCATCGATAAGATTATAGGGGAGGCCTCCGTTGTTCACCGGCGTGCTGAAGTATTTTCTCCAGTAGGCCGGAGCGTCGGCGAATACAGAAGCCTGAGCCTCGTCCATGACAAGCACACCCGTAGACGCATCATAACGGTTGGTCTTGGCTTTGGCATTAAGCTCCGACATCGATAGCCGTGGATTCATCTCTCGCGTTGCAACCGCTACCTGATGAAGATAATCTGATGAGAAATCAGGACCGAGGTAGGCACCGTGGCCCCATATTGAGCCATTGTCATGCAGTCCGTAGCGAAGAAAGACCGACTGTCCCTGCCGGATATCATCACCGGTAAACATCACATTCCCTGCCATATCCTTTACCACCTCAGGTACCGGAGGTTTATCGGAATATGCTTTTACAGTAACCGTAATCAGAACAGAGAATCCATAGATAAACACAAAGGCAAGGACAAGTATCCACCACCTTGAGATTACCGGCGATGAGTAATCCCTTTCAAACTGTAGGTCGGAGCGCTCCATCATAATATATTAGTATTTTATGTAGGTTGAATATGATTTTAATAAATAAGATATGTATGAAAACAATTATTAAATAACGATTGTTTAAGACATATAATTTTATCAAATTCTAACGACTTACACCACTACATTTACTTCTATGAAGATTGGCTTCTTTGTCCCATGCTACATCGACGCGATACATCCGCAGGCAGCCATCTCTACATATAGCCTGCTGGAAAAGCTCGGGCTGGACGTAGAATTTATAGAACGCGGCAGTTGCTGCGGTCTGCCGGAACTCGACATGGGATATATCAAACATTCGTGTTCACTTGAAAAGGGCATCGTACCGCTTATATCCGACAAGGGATACGACTATGTCGTAGTACCGTCAGGCATATGTACCGACCAGTTTCGCGACCACTTCAATGAGGTGGAGCAGACTCCCGAAATAGAGCATTTCAGAGCTACTGTACACGACCCTGTGGAATTTCTTCATGACATACTTAAAATCACCGAACTGCCGGGACATCCGCGATTCCCCTATCGTGTGGCACTGCACAACGGTTGTCATTCTCTGCGCTATCTCAATGAAGCGCGGCCGACAGAACTGATGATAAAGCCGTTTGACAAATGCGCCGACTTGCTTAAACTCGTCGACGGCCTTGAAGTAGGCTACGCCACACGCCGCGACGAATGCTGCGGATTCGGAGGCACCTACTCCATATGGGACTCCTCATGCTCAGGGCAGCAGGGACGCGACAAGGTAAGCGACTATGTCCGCAATGGATTCAAGTATGTGACATCGCAGGACATGTCGTGCATGATACACCAGCAGACAATAGCCCGCAAGAACGGACTCGATCTGAAAATGTTTTATATCACTGAAATTCTTAACGGAGACGCAAAGCCATGAGACAGGTAAACCAGGTAAAGCTCGGAGCCGAATTTATAGACAAACAGGCACACCGCGAGATGCACGACCGCTGCCTCTGGGCGGCACGTATGAGACGCGACAAGGTTGCAGCATCCATACCCGAATGGGAGGAGATGCGCGAGCTGGCATCTCAGATAAAGCTACACACACTGTCGGAACTCGACAAATATCTGCAACAGTTCGCAACCAACGCCGAAGCCAACGGAATACATGTGCACTGGGCCCGCGACGCCGAAGAGCACAACAACATAATACTCGACATATTTCGGCAGCACAATGTAAAGACCGTGACCAAAGGCAAGTCCATGACAATGGACGAATGCGGCATGCGCGAGTTCATGGGGCGTCACGGTATCGACATCTACGAGGCCGACCTCGGAGAACGCATACAGCAACTCGACAACCAGCGGCCATCGCATATAGTGATGCCTGCAATCCACAAACTGCGCAGTGACGTTGCGTCGCTGTTCGCCCGGACTCTCGGCTCTGACAAGGATATAGACGACCCGCATTACCTCAACAGTGTGATGCGTGCCGACATGCGTAAGAAATATATTAAAGTCGACGCCGGCATGTCGGGTGTAAATTTCGGAATAGCCGAGACCGGGGGCATAGTCGTGTGCACCAACGAGGGCAACGCCGACATTAGCGCCAACCTTCCGCCGCTCTATGTGACCACAATGGGACTTGAAAAGCTGATACCGCGCCAGAGCGACCTGCCCCTGTTCATACGTCTGCTCTCCCGCAGCGCTCTCGGACTGGACATGACACAGTATACCTCACACTACCACGGCCCGCGCAAAGGACAGGAGATGCATCTTGTGATTCTCGACAACGGCCGTAGCGAGCGACTTACATCGCCCGACTACTGGGAGGTGCTCAAATGTATCCGATGTGGGGCATGCATGAACACGTGTCCGGTATTCCGTCGCACATCAGGCATCAGTTACGACGCCATCTACATGGGGCCGATAGGTATAGTGCTCGAGCCGAGCTACGATCTCTACAAGTATGCACGTCTTCCATATTCGTGTACCCATTGCGGATCGTGCGGCGATGTCTGCCCGGTGAAAGTGCCCATACCACATCTCGTATTCTACTGGCGGTCGGAGGTGGTGAAACACGGCTTCGGGCAGTTTACACACAATGTGGAAGAGGACCTCGCCGAGCCAATACTGAAGAGCACCACCAATCTGGCAATGGCAGAAAAGATGGGGCTATGGGCACTACGAAATATACCTAAGTCGATAATGGAGTCTCCGCTCAATCCATGGGCTAAAGAGCATAGCGACCCTATAGCTCCGGAGGAGACATTCCGCCAGTACTATGAGCGTAACATCAAACCACACAAAGAGAACGACTGAAAATCCAAGAAACAATGCCGATATGGACCAACAAGAAACAAAAAACAGCATACTCGCCCGCATCCGTGCCGGCAAACCGTCATTCCATCCCCTCCCTGAGGTGCCCTGCTACGGTTATCCCGGCGACCCTGTGACCAACTTTGTAAACAAACTGCTCGAATTCGACGGAAGAGCCATAAAGTTCAAGACCCGTCAGGATGCCATAGAATGGCTCAGCAAGCAACCGGAGACGGACAGTGGGAAAAACGTAATATATTCATCGGCCGACGGTGTGGATGGAAATATCACGGAAGATGAACTCAGCGACCTCCATAATGCCCATCGTATAGAGACATGCGTGACGGACAGCCACCTCGGCGTGGGAGAAATGGGATCAGTGTGGGTGACTGACAACACTCTGCGGCATGCGGCATGCGCTCTGCTGTCGCGACGCCTCTTCATATTTCTCGACAGCAACGACATAGTCGGCGGCCTGCATGATGCATACTCAGGTATCCGACTCGCCGACCACCAGTACGGCTCTTTCTACACGGGGCCTTCGGCCACAGCCGACATTGAGGCTGTGCATATCACCGGCGCACAAGGTCCGCTCGCCCTCACGGTAATGCTCTACAACTGTGATGATGCTCCCGCCGAGCCACTGCTCATGACCAGTCCCAATGCAGACACTTCGGTATGGCAATAAGAGCGCTTACTCAACAAACTCGAACTAATGACAAAAGGTGCTGTGTCGGAGTCGACACAGCACCTTTTATATTGTATCTTGGGGGATTGGTTACTCTTACTTGAGAGCGGCCTTAACCTGTTCGTTGGGAACCATCTCTTCCTTGAAGACGTATGCGCCTGTTTTGGGTGATTTTTCCATCTTGATCACCTTGCTGTAAGTACGTCCTTCACCTTTCTGCAGTGATGCAACGGTTTTCTTTGCCATATCGTGGAGATGTTAAAGTGCTTATTTGATTTCTTTGTGAATCGTCATGCGCTTGAGGATGGGATTGTACTTCTTCAGCTCAAGACGTTCGGTAGTATTCTTACGGTTCTTGGTAGTGATGTAACGCGAAGTGCCGGGCATGCCGCTGGCCTTGTGCTCGGTGCATTCGAGGATGACCTGGACGCGATTACCTTTAGCTTTCTTTGCCATAGCTTAGTCTATAAATTTGATGTCTTTACCAGTTAAATAACCCTTTCCGGCTGCCTGCTGCATAGCGGCGTTGAGGCCGAGCTTATTGATGGTGCGGAGACCGGCTGCGCTGATGGTCAGACGGATCCATGCGTCCTGTTCTACCCAGTAGAACTTCTTCTCAAAGAGGTTGACATTGAACGTGCGCTTTGTACGACGCTTCGAGTGCGACACGTTATTGCCCACCATAGCTTTCTTGCCTGTAATCTGACAAATCTTTGACATGGCTGTTCTGTTATCTTTTGTTTTGTTGAATTTCGTATTTCAGTCATTAGGCCGCCATCTCAGTCTCATATCATTGCTAAGTGCATCATTCTCAACAATTTTACAGGATGAGCCTAAAAACAGTGTGCAAAGTAACGATTTTTTTCGCAATTACGCAAGTTTTCACGCTTTTTTGTTGTCACGTGCGATTTTTTACCACCACGAATAGCGGATATTCGTGTCGAATGTGTCGAGACGCTCGATGCGCTTTATGTAGCGCACCACACGGATTGTGACCGGAAGGATTATAATCTCGTAGAGTGTCTTGAGGCATGTCTGCGCCACGATTAGCTCGACAATGACATCGGCGGGGAGCACTCCCCAGAATGCAAGCGGGAAAAATATCAGTGAATCGGCACCCTCGCCAAAGACGGTCGACAAGATGGCGCGCAAAGAAAAGTATCGCCCGTTGCTAGCCACTTTCATCTTGCTCATCACAAGCGCATTGACCATGGAGCCGCAGACAAATGCGATAAACGAGGCTGTAAGTATGCGCGGCACTCCGCCATAAATGGCTTCCATGGCCGCCTGCGACTGCCACTCTCCGGCTCCGGGCAGGATGATAGCGAGCTGAAGCATGACGGTGACGAAGAAATTCATTGCAAATCCGAGCCATATCACCA containing:
- a CDS encoding (Fe-S)-binding protein, which gives rise to MKIGFFVPCYIDAIHPQAAISTYSLLEKLGLDVEFIERGSCCGLPELDMGYIKHSCSLEKGIVPLISDKGYDYVVVPSGICTDQFRDHFNEVEQTPEIEHFRATVHDPVEFLHDILKITELPGHPRFPYRVALHNGCHSLRYLNEARPTELMIKPFDKCADLLKLVDGLEVGYATRRDECCGFGGTYSIWDSSCSGQQGRDKVSDYVRNGFKYVTSQDMSCMIHQQTIARKNGLDLKMFYITEILNGDAKP
- a CDS encoding lactate utilization protein B, which produces MRQVNQVKLGAEFIDKQAHREMHDRCLWAARMRRDKVAASIPEWEEMRELASQIKLHTLSELDKYLQQFATNAEANGIHVHWARDAEEHNNIILDIFRQHNVKTVTKGKSMTMDECGMREFMGRHGIDIYEADLGERIQQLDNQRPSHIVMPAIHKLRSDVASLFARTLGSDKDIDDPHYLNSVMRADMRKKYIKVDAGMSGVNFGIAETGGIVVCTNEGNADISANLPPLYVTTMGLEKLIPRQSDLPLFIRLLSRSALGLDMTQYTSHYHGPRKGQEMHLVILDNGRSERLTSPDYWEVLKCIRCGACMNTCPVFRRTSGISYDAIYMGPIGIVLEPSYDLYKYARLPYSCTHCGSCGDVCPVKVPIPHLVFYWRSEVVKHGFGQFTHNVEEDLAEPILKSTTNLAMAEKMGLWALRNIPKSIMESPLNPWAKEHSDPIAPEETFRQYYERNIKPHKEND
- a CDS encoding lactate utilization protein C, yielding MDQQETKNSILARIRAGKPSFHPLPEVPCYGYPGDPVTNFVNKLLEFDGRAIKFKTRQDAIEWLSKQPETDSGKNVIYSSADGVDGNITEDELSDLHNAHRIETCVTDSHLGVGEMGSVWVTDNTLRHAACALLSRRLFIFLDSNDIVGGLHDAYSGIRLADHQYGSFYTGPSATADIEAVHITGAQGPLALTVMLYNCDDAPAEPLLMTSPNADTSVWQ
- a CDS encoding DUF4295 domain-containing protein is translated as MAKKTVASLQKGEGRTYSKVIKMEKSPKTGAYVFKEEMVPNEQVKAALK
- the rpmG gene encoding 50S ribosomal protein L33, with translation MAKKAKGNRVQVILECTEHKASGMPGTSRYITTKNRKNTTERLELKKYNPILKRMTIHKEIK
- the rpmB gene encoding 50S ribosomal protein L28, with the protein product MSKICQITGKKAMVGNNVSHSKRRTKRTFNVNLFEKKFYWVEQDAWIRLTISAAGLRTINKLGLNAAMQQAAGKGYLTGKDIKFID
- a CDS encoding queuosine precursor transporter, yielding MTKQSVQKEGTAFTLPFLIFTVVFCVCLIVANLVEIKTVDVGFTTITAGMVVFPLSYIINDCIVEVYGFRKARMVIWLGFAMNFFVTVMLQLAIILPGAGEWQSQAAMEAIYGGVPRILTASFIAFVCGSMVNALVMSKMKVASNGRYFSLRAILSTVFGEGADSLIFFPLAFWGVLPADVIVELIVAQTCLKTLYEIIILPVTIRVVRYIKRIERLDTFDTNIRYSWW